TTTGTCCTGCCAACCAGAGTCTAACTACCAACCAAACAATTTTTATGGTGAGTTTGGGCTACATAccgttaatttttttttaaactatattCATACATAATGTAGAATATATTCAAAGACTACAGATCAGTGGTGTAACTTACCTCGATTAAATCTTCAGGTCTTATTTTCTGTTTCCCAAAAGGCAAAATATTCCGCCGTTTTTCGCCATTCTCTGAAAGTCTTGAGTTTATCTCTCCAGAGCTGAGCGCTGTCTGCCTCCTCTTCAGGTTTGTTTCACTCATTCGTGAGTCTGAGCTTCGGTAAAACCCCGCAGAACAACGGATGCTTTCACAGATTTAGGGTGGGACAAAGTGGCCGCTCACTAACTTTTCCTGAGATTTGGAAAACCGAGGAGGAAGTGGGGGTTGCAGTACCAGTGAAGTCCACTAGATGCTGCTGTTGTCTCCATAACGGCCAGTGCCCCAATCTTTTGTTTCCATTTCCAACAAAGTGACTTTTTACATAATAGTAAGTACTACGTGTCTATAGCAAGCTAATTATAATTAATTAAAACtattagttaactaaaattaattGTTAAAATCATTATAATTAACTAAGATAAAACGAACcctaagttttaaaaaagaattttaagTCTGTGCtttgaaaaactaaaatgaaataatactAGGGACAAAATTTCCTTAGTTacagtctttgacagcagcagactgactgatgtAAATGTGCAtctaaaaagaataaaatatcatGAAAGACTCCCTTTTaccctgtgatttaattcaagtgaATCTTCCACATAAAttcattatccatccatccatttctataccccttattccatTCCAGGTCGGgggtgggctggagcctatcccagctgtcattgggtgagaggcggggtacaccctggactggtcgccagtcaattgcagggctgacatatagagacagacaacatatagagacagacaaccaagcacgctcacattcacacctacggccaatttagagtgatcaattaacctaatgagctttttttggtggtgggaggaagccggggtacccggagagaacccacacatgcagggggagaacatgcagactccacacagaaaggccctgttcgggaagcgaaccagccaccttcttgctgtgaggcaacagcgctaaccactgcgccgccatgaaatatttcaagacctttttattgtttacattttcgACATTTCCAAAAATTATATAAACCACAACCAGATTTGAGAAAGAGATCAATGCCAATGctttgtttttagaaaaaataatgcTACTAAAATCATTTGGGGAGTCACAAAATGCCATAAAAGTCGCCTATACTgtcttttctaatatttttatcttaaaatgtaCTTTGATTTAAACTCCCAAATTCTTTCAGAGTAGTGTGAATGTCTCCAAAAACACTAATAAATTCAAATGGAATATAAGGATGTCAAATGGAGTGTCACCAGCAACTTTATCACTCCTTTcgacatcagaaaaaaaaaaaatctggcagtGTTTTATTGGTTCTGGGgattaataaataaacatgtaaacaagtaatttaatcatcattaaaaatgaaatttacatttaaGCAATAATAATTATAGTTACTGTAATGACCTCTCACTGCCGACCTGCAGTACCTCTGGGGCCCACCAGAGGGCCGCAGCCCACACTTTGAGAAGCACTGCCAGAGCTCAATATGGTGGACACAATAAATATCCTTACTCAAGTAGAATTACATCAAAAGTAAGAAATTCTagcaaaacagcaacaacaaagtCATAAGTCCCTAAAGTGCATCAGCCCACCTGAAAAATGCCAGTTTACCAGTCCAGCCCTGAATGCAGGCCGTGCATCTTAGATGTATTTCAATAATTAACACATGTCCCAAGAAAATAGATTTTgattatccaaaaaaaaaaaagaaaaaaaaaacattgggaAGATCTCTCCCTCTGGCAGCAAGACACTTTAAAAGCCACAAAATGTCTTTAAGTGCTAAATTATGGCTAGACTTAACATACTGAACCATCAACTGCATGGTGGATTACTGTGTAGTAGAATGGCACGTAGTCATGctgataaaaatatatgatctgCTGCAGAAGAACAGATATCACATCAATAGTTAGCATATCTTTAATGTTCGTTAGTTATGCCTGacaaaattcaaattaaatcaaatcagtATTATTTGAATGTGGTAATTTTAAGTTATGATGCTCTTTGAAGTGGTGATGAATGCATATGTTTGGTATTTGGGTATGAACTATAATTCTCCAGCTTTACCACCTGAAAAAGAGGttccaaaatgttttattgacttATTATGATTTCTTTTAGCTAAAGAGAAAAGGGGCATATACTTGGATTTGCCTGGGTCCTTCATATTACTAAAACAGCCCTCAGGTAAAAGACAATTCAGTGCATCCCTTTGAACTGCAGTGGAGTGTTGGGTAAAAATTTGCACGAGTACacatacttttaaaatcttttcaaGTTTTGCACTTGATATTTACAGAATAAATGGGTGACAAGAGAATCTTTAGATAAGGTCCTTTATAAGCTGATGTAGAGCTAATAAAGCTGTAAGGCCTCTCCTCAGAGGAGCTGTAACTGTAGATGTCAAACTTCAGTTTTTCTGAGACttctaaaaacattatttcaaaacaaaaattgaGCTCTTGCAGAGGGATCTGAAGATGATACACTGTTGTAAGGTAGAAAGTAGAATTTTTGCCCCTAAATGAAACCAACTGGAAACAAATCAGTACAATTAGCCATAGCGAAGAAAGACTTGATCGTAGAGGTATCAGGAACAACGGTGCAGAAAAACTGATGCACAGGAGAGGAGCTGTTTTTCTTACTGCATAAGCAATGTTGCACACAATATCGAAAACGATGGTTAGTGTAGGTTAcacaggatttattttttttggaaaacacacacagtgaaACATCATTTGAGCTTCAATTGACATCAGATAGTCTTCTGTGATAAATAACCAGTGGACATTAAGgatgaaagaaaataacattCAGTTTCATGTTAAAACTTGATCACAGAACGGAAAAGAATAGGAATTTCACAGTATTCTCATTCTCCTTAATgctgatgcttggtttgaactgCAGCAGAGCACCttgaccatgtctgcatgccCAAGTCTACTGGTTATTGCcacgtgattggctgattagctatctATGTTAATCGGCAGTTTAACAAGTTTACCTAAAAAAGTGGATGGTAACACTAAATACAAGGTACAAAGAAACACAtacaaaccccaattccaaaaaagttgggacattgtgtaaaatttgaaataaataacatatccagtgatttgcaaatccttttccaGTCATTTGTCTGTGACCTTGGCTTGCTTATGCAGAACTgcataaaaaaaagacatctttTTTGTGGTGGCTTTCACAACCTGGGCTCTGGAACAATTCAAGAAACTATTTTAAGTCAACACAGGGCATTGCTCCCTCTAAAAATGTAAGCTAAAACTTAACCATGCAAAGTAAAACCCaaatatcaacaacatccagacGTGCTGCCGACATCTCTGGACCTGAGCTCATCTGTGATGGACTGACCTGAAGTATAAAGGTCAGAGCTCAGCAAAAGTTCatgcaggaagactgtttctactcattcattAGTCACCACTCGTTCATCTCTCTCCCTGCTTTCTCTCTTCCaactctggtgatcagctgattatgggcattCACTCTCTTAAGTACTGAGctaatcatcatgcacctgtcattttaaatcagtcatcCTTTCTCCTGCAGTAAGCTGGTGGTTTCAGTATGGATactgcaaccttcctccaccccagctacctccattcagttcatcagcatttagtccagatcctcacaggtcttctgctcatctcaacctgcatacctcagtctcctcctccaagccacctcattggtttCCTGggccagcttctcagaagtctactactcatctgatcctgcatccctcatcaacaccaccaccagtgtttagattttccatcatttttgtcaagGCCAGTTTTAATAGTCTGTTGTTCTGTTGAACCTACATTCAAAAGCTATGTCTGATTTTCATaagttaattttcagtaattttgtatttattatcacttttgttggtttaaagttaggatttttctttctttaacggaagggtaccaacaattttatCCACAGGTGTACATCTAGCAAGCAGGGGAGAGAATTTGACTTTCTTTACTTTGGTTATGAGAGTCTTCAGTCTCCAGATGCTTACAGAGagttgttagaagaaaaggtgatggaaCACAGTGATAAATGGgatgtgtcccaacttttttggaacatgtttaaaacatacataaataaaGTGTTTTAGTTGAACAATAAATATCTGTGCATTCAACTTTATTAAAATTGGGGTTTGTACTTGCAGATACAGATGAATATAACATTCAGTTTGATGCACTGATGGGATATGATGTGGTGCATCAAATATAATGACGTCTCACTTTCTCTATCTGTGTCAGTCCTGGCTTCACTCCTGGTATAATCACTTATAAACTATTTTAGATGAATGTAGTAGTGCTGCTTTTAAACAGTAGTTCCTGTAAAGATGGGCAACTCTTTGAATAATCAACAAAGAAATACTGAGTTTGAATCTGCATCTGCTTCACTTCAGAgtcaaacaacagaaaaggcACACAGACAAGTTAAGTGCACAAACACTGGATGTGAAGCAGCAGAGTATCAGAAATGTGAGCACTGTGAGCTGTCTACTGATCTGGAGGAGAGCCATGTAAGGCTGCAGACAACAGAATGTAAATGACTATAAACTTTGGATCACTGGAGGAAAGCAGAGCGTCCTGCAGTCACACTGTATAATCCAGGTCAGCATTCATTTTATTGTACATCTCATAAATAGCATCAACTGTGACAGTGAAGTTAACAAGGAATTTTCTGATCTTTTCCAAGCATTCATCTTCTTTGACATCTCGACCCTTGGAGAGTGCTTTCAGGAAATCTGACTTATATGGAGCTGCATAAAGAGCTGCCTAAAAAAAGCAATTACAAGCAGGCATTAATCATAGTTTTAGCATTGTCTGTGAACTGTGGTACAACTGTTTAAAGTCACAATCCTCCTTTCTCTGATGAGtagtttttcttatttaacaAAAGATCTAAACTCACCTTGAACAGCTGTTGCACCAACCAGCCATGATACCTCTTCAGTGCGATTTCGTAAGCTTTAGTGACATTAACTCGAATGAGGTTTGGGTTGTTTTCATCCTTTTCACCTTCTGCCAGGCTCTGGAGGAAGACTTGAATAAATCGTAGTCCCCTGgttgatgatttaaaaagactTGATTATTATCATACAGACAACTATTGAAaagcccatttctgcaaaaaaaaaaaaaaaaaaaaaaaaaaaataaaaaaatgtgaaagtaaggcttttcttaaaaaagaaaaatcctaagtcacaattatgagataaaaagtttatatattttgagataaaaagtcaaaattatgaattgaaaagtcataataatgagataaaagtcataattactagattaaaaagtcatagttgcgataaaaattatgagatattaAGTCAGAACTGGGatgaaaagtctaaattatgagataaaaattatgagataaaaagtcataattatgactttgtttctcattgctgtgacttttaatctcataattttgaattttatctcataatcatgactttttatcttataattttgactttatgtcataattttgacgttttatctcataatcatgacgttttatctcatatttatgacttgTATCTCATAGATTTgacttttgatctcagaattatgactttttatttcatcattatgactttttaatgacgtgatttttataattatgacttatttcataattttgactttttatctcataagtttgacttttatctcatcattttgactttattatttcataattttgccttttctctcataatcatgactttttctctcataattctgactttttatctcataatcatgacttttatctcagagttttgacttttatgtgttaattttgattttatctcattatttgacttttgatctcataattatgacttttcatttcataattatgacttttatcttataattttgactttttatctcataattatgactttttatctcatagttaacacttaggattctttttttttttttaaattaccttGCTTGCACATTTTTCGTTTTTAAGTGGCGGAAATGGGTTTCCATACAAATAATACATTACCTCTGAAATATGATATTTCTCAAACCTTTTTAGCCACATAAGTGCCAGTGTTGCTCCAACTTTGGGCCATTCTGCTCCATACATCTCTTTTTCTGCCTCCAAAATCTGCTGGAGTGTCTTGAATCGACCTGGGTTGCTGTCATAAATGGCCTTGATTTtctatttaaagaaaattaaaaagtgcatcTTACTGCTAGAGTGATGTAGGAACATAGTGATGGATTAACTCAGCACTCATGAGCAAATGATCAAACTTACTAGAATGTTTCCAGAAATGTCCGCTTTGATTGGTGCAAAAATGGTAGAGCCCAGGCAGTCTGAGGAGGAATATTTTAACACTGCATGACTGGGAATTAAGAAGACAAAACTACACATAGTATATGCAAACAAAAACTATTGAGCTAAAGAATAAACACCTCGTAGGGCTTCTCAACATCTTTTAAATAACATAGAAACAGCATCTGTCCAACACCTGACTTGATTACATCAATTCATACATGACATCTTCCTAATTTGCaatcgttaaaaaaaaaaaaaaaaaaaatagggaacTGATCCAAAGCATACCACACTGAAAATATGTGTTTTATTAACTTTTCAAGATCAAAATGTCATGCTTCACTCATGAGTGTGCTCAAGAAGTGTTTGctttggggcgcaggtggccgagtggttaaagCACACCCCATGTATGTGgacagcccaggttcaaatccagcctgaggccctttactgtaTGTCTTTCCcctgctcttgtccctgtttctgactataTCCACTaacctcctctatcaaataaaggcacaaaaatgccccaaaaaaacacaagtgtttGCTTTTGCACCTCTAACAACATCTGAACGAGTTATCACAAAGAACTGGAGCTATTTAAACTTCTAGTGAAATACTCACTCATTTTCATTTACCTATAATACCTAAAATACCCACCTGTCTTACATACAATAACAACAAACATGGAGGTAAAGCTTATCAGGCCTTTATTCCTGCTGTTTACACAGACACAACAGAGCAGTATCATTATTTTGATGCCTTTTAATGAGGCTACTAGAGCAGGACCTGCCTATCTGACAACAGGAAAGTAAACAATGAAACGTCCAAGCCCAGACCTCACAGGGTGCCTAACTGACCAACCGACACAACAGACACCTTTCAGAACCTGAGCTGTCAGAGGAAACTACTCATGATGGTCCACTCTACTGAGCTGATAAGAAGCCTCGACAACAGGATGATGGCAACATATCTTGTTACCGAAACATCCTCTTTTTGTGCTGCACTCGACAATATCTAGTCTCTTCCAAGGGCCGTTAGAAATTGGTGCACAATA
The Cheilinus undulatus linkage group 5, ASM1832078v1, whole genome shotgun sequence DNA segment above includes these coding regions:
- the gltpa gene encoding glycolipid transfer protein, whose protein sequence is MALLMEHQFRQLPADRQVETRPFLEAVSYLPPFFDCLGSTIFAPIKADISGNILKIKAIYDSNPGRFKTLQQILEAEKEMYGAEWPKVGATLALMWLKRGLRFIQVFLQSLAEGEKDENNPNLIRVNVTKAYEIALKRYHGWLVQQLFKAALYAAPYKSDFLKALSKGRDVKEDECLEKIRKFLVNFTVTVDAIYEMYNKMNADLDYTV